ACCCGAAGACAAGGCGCGACGCGAAGAAGCCATGCGCCACGACATGGCGGCGCTCGAAGTCTTTTCCCGGCTGGGCATCAAGCTGATCGAAGTGGAGTTGCCCGGATTGCCGTACGACGCCATGCTCACCATGCTCGAATCGGAATGCGCCGCGGCGTTCGACGAGCTGACGCGCAGCGGCCGCGACAAGCTCCTGGTCGGCCAGAAGGAGAACGACTGGCCGAACATCTTCCGCGTCGCCCGCTTCATTCCGGCGGTCGAATACGTGAACGCCAGCCGCGCCCGCACCTTGGGCCAGCAAGCTATGGCCAAGGTGTTCGAGAGCGTGGATGTGGTGGTGGCGCCCACCACCGGACCGCAGTTGATTGCGACGAATCTGACCGGCCATCCGGCGGTGATTCTGCCCAACGGCTTCCGCACCGACGGAACACCCACCAGCCTGACGTTCCTGGGCAACCTCTACGGAGAAGCCACCATGTTGGCCGTGGCCCGGGCATACCAGGAAGCCACCGAGTGGCATCGGAAGCGCCCAAAGCTGGAAGCGCCGACCGAGAAACCCGCTACGGCGGAGTCGCCCCCCGCACTATAATCCCCGCACGTGAGCTGACCCATGGCCCTTGCAGGGGGAGCGCGGCTGGGACCCTACGAGATCGAGTCGCCCGTGGGCGCCGGTGGCATGGGCGAAGTCTATCGCGCCCGTGATACCCGCCTGGGCCGTACGGTGGCGATCAAGGTGCTGCCGGCCGCCTCGGCCGGCGATCGGGAATTGCGGCAACGCTTCGAGCGCGAAGCCCGCACCATCTCCAGCCTGAATCATCCCCACATTTGTTCCCTTTTCGACGTCGGCCATCAGGACGGCACCGACTTTCTGGTCATGGAGTACCTGGAAGGCGAAACCCTGGCCCATCGCCTGCAACGGGGTGCGCTTTCCACCGAGCAGTTGTTGCAGTACGGCCGCGAGATCGCCGATGCGTTGGACAAGGCGCACCGTCAGGGGATCGTGCATCGCGATCTGAAGCCGGGCAACATCATGCTGACCAAGAGCGGCGTCAAGCTCATGGACTTTGGTCTGGCCAAGCTGGCACAGGTTGCGGCACCCATGACGACGGTCCTGTCGCAGCTGGTGACCGAGGACCAGAAGCTGACCGACCGGGGAATCGTCGTCGGCACCTTCCAGTACATGGCGCCGGAAGTTCTGGAAGGCAAGGAAGCGGACGCGCGCGCCGATATCTTCGCGCTGGGAGTCGTGCTCTATGAAATGGCGACGGGACGCCCGGCCTTCCAAGGCAAGACGCGGGCCAGCCTGATCGCCGCCATTCTTTCCTCGGAGCCGCCGCCCATCGCGCAACTGCAGCCGCTGACACCTCCGGCGCTGGAACGGGTTGTGAAGGCGTGTTTGGCAAAGGATCCCGAAGAACGCATCCAGACCGCGCATGACGTGCTGCTGCAATTGAAGTGGATCGCGGAAGCGGGATCGGAAGCGGGCGTGCCGGTGCCGGTGGCGGCCCGACGCAAGCGGCGAGAGCGCATCGCCTGGGGTTGCGCAGCGGCGCTGGCGTTGCTGGCGATTGCGCTGGGCGTGGGATATGTGCGGCGTGCTCCCGCCGTCCCGGCGGTGGTGCGGTTCTCCCTCCCGCCCCCGGAGAACGCGCACTTCGACCAGTTCGACCTCGCTCTTTCTCCCGACGGTCGCTCCCTGGCGGCTATCGGCGTGGAAGATTCGGGAAAGCGCTTCCTCTGGGTGCGTTCGCTGGATTCGCTGGCAGGCCAGCGCCCGGAAGGCACGGAAGGTGCGCAAGCGCCCTTTTGGTCGCCCGACGGCAAGTGGGTCGGATTCTTCGCCGATGGCAAGCTCAAGCGCGTCTCCGTGCTCGGAGGCTTGCCAGAAACCGTGTGTGACCACATCATTGCCGCCAGCGCCACCTGGAACCGGGAGGGCGTGTTTCTGCTGACCAGCATGGAGGGGGGGCCGATCCTGCGCATCACCTCGGAAGACTGCGCTCCCAAGCCGGCAACAAAGTTCGATCCGGGAGGAAAAGTGTTTTTGCATGCTTGGCCGAACTTTCTCCCCGATGGGAAGCATTTCCTGTTCACCGCGCTGGCGCGTGACAAGATTCATGAGGTGCTGGTCGGAAGCCTGGATTCCGTCGAGGCCCGGCCGCTGCTGCGCGACGCTTCGAACGCCTACTATTCTGCGCCGGGATACCTGCTCTTTTCACGCCAGGGGATTCTGATGACGCAGCCCTTCGACGCCCAATCCCAGCGCTTGAGCGGCGAAGCCATACCCTTGGTCAAAGAGCAGCTGCATTTCGTAGGACTGCATGGAGGAGCGGCATATTCGGCGTCAGAAAACGGCGTGCTGGCTTACTTCATCCAGAATCCGGATCACACGCAACTGGTGTGGCGCGACCGATCCGGCAAGCAACTGGGTGTGATCCCCGATTCCACCGACTACGTCCAGCCGCGACTTTCCCCGGATGGGACTCGGGTGGTTGCGGGAAGTTACGACTGGCTCACGCATACCGGCGACTTGTGGACGTACGATCTGCAACGCAACCATTGGCAGCGCCTGACACAGCATTCTTTTCCCGCCAGCGCCACGGCGGTGTGGTCGCACGACGGCAGCCATATCTACTACGACACGATGGTGGGTGGAAAGGGCGGCATCTATGCCAAGCCCGCCCGTGCGTCCGGCGAAGAGGAAACCTTGTTCACCGGCGCCACAAGCAGAGTGCTGCTGGCTACGGACGTCTCGCCCGACGGACGCTACCTGTTGTTCGGGCGGGACAGCCGGGAAACGGGAATGGATATTTTACGGTTGCCTCTTTCGGGCGAGCACAAACCCACCCCGCTGCGGGAGACGAAATTCAACGAAAGCTACGCCCGCTTCTCTCCTGACGGCCACTGGATCGTTTACGCCTCAGATGAGTCGGGACAGTTTGAGGTCTATCTTCAGCCGTTCTCCGGAAGCGGTGAAGGAACCCAGATCTCAAGCGGCGGCGGAAGATGGCCGGTTTGGCGGCGCGACGGCAAAGAGTTGTTCTATCTGAATCTCGATCGGCAGCTTATGGCGGTCTCTGTGCAGTTGGGGCTGAAACTGCAGACGGGCACACCCCGCGCGCTCTTTCCGTTGCCCCGTAATTTCGCGTTCGACAACGGCTTCGATGC
Above is a window of Terriglobales bacterium DNA encoding:
- a CDS encoding protein kinase, encoding MALAGGARLGPYEIESPVGAGGMGEVYRARDTRLGRTVAIKVLPAASAGDRELRQRFEREARTISSLNHPHICSLFDVGHQDGTDFLVMEYLEGETLAHRLQRGALSTEQLLQYGREIADALDKAHRQGIVHRDLKPGNIMLTKSGVKLMDFGLAKLAQVAAPMTTVLSQLVTEDQKLTDRGIVVGTFQYMAPEVLEGKEADARADIFALGVVLYEMATGRPAFQGKTRASLIAAILSSEPPPIAQLQPLTPPALERVVKACLAKDPEERIQTAHDVLLQLKWIAEAGSEAGVPVPVAARRKRRERIAWGCAAALALLAIALGVGYVRRAPAVPAVVRFSLPPPENAHFDQFDLALSPDGRSLAAIGVEDSGKRFLWVRSLDSLAGQRPEGTEGAQAPFWSPDGKWVGFFADGKLKRVSVLGGLPETVCDHIIAASATWNREGVFLLTSMEGGPILRITSEDCAPKPATKFDPGGKVFLHAWPNFLPDGKHFLFTALARDKIHEVLVGSLDSVEARPLLRDASNAYYSAPGYLLFSRQGILMTQPFDAQSQRLSGEAIPLVKEQLHFVGLHGGAAYSASENGVLAYFIQNPDHTQLVWRDRSGKQLGVIPDSTDYVQPRLSPDGTRVVAGSYDWLTHTGDLWTYDLQRNHWQRLTQHSFPASATAVWSHDGSHIYYDTMVGGKGGIYAKPARASGEEETLFTGATSRVLLATDVSPDGRYLLFGRDSRETGMDILRLPLSGEHKPTPLRETKFNESYARFSPDGHWIVYASDESGQFEVYLQPFSGSGEGTQISSGGGRWPVWRRDGKELFYLNLDRQLMAVSVQLGLKLQTGTPRALFPLPRNFAFDNGFDATEDGRQLLIPEPTQSEPPSMTLVLNWPAGLKK